One segment of Candidatus Aminicenantes bacterium DNA contains the following:
- the coaE gene encoding dephospho-CoA kinase (Dephospho-CoA kinase (CoaE) performs the final step in coenzyme A biosynthesis.) — translation MHIVGLTGGFCCGKSFVLKVLEEQGCYTMRADDLAKTIIAAKDSPVLAEIIGMFGPGIYDRKKGLNKARFSEMLFEDPEKRNFVNTIVHPLVSEERRKKIRAIEATRIYDFFIYESALLVESGIYKEFEKIIVVYSSPEVQLARAQARDKLSRAEAEKRIQSQFPLKEKLKVANYSIDSGGSRESTRANTMEVFYLLKKDFHLS, via the coding sequence GTGCATATCGTCGGCCTGACCGGGGGTTTTTGCTGCGGCAAATCGTTCGTTCTCAAGGTCCTTGAAGAACAGGGGTGCTACACCATGCGCGCCGACGACCTGGCCAAGACGATCATCGCGGCCAAGGATTCGCCCGTACTGGCCGAGATCATCGGCATGTTCGGGCCTGGGATCTACGACCGCAAGAAAGGGTTGAATAAGGCCCGGTTCAGCGAAATGCTTTTCGAAGACCCGGAAAAACGGAATTTCGTCAACACCATTGTCCACCCGCTGGTCAGCGAAGAGCGCCGGAAAAAGATCCGCGCCATCGAGGCGACCCGGATCTATGATTTCTTCATCTACGAATCGGCCCTGCTGGTGGAATCGGGCATCTACAAGGAATTCGAGAAGATCATCGTCGTCTATAGCTCCCCCGAAGTACAGCTCGCCAGGGCCCAGGCCCGGGATAAGCTGTCCCGCGCCGAGGCGGAAAAACGCATCCAATCCCAGTTCCCGCTAAAGGAAAAACTGAAGGTCGCCAATTACAGCATCGACAGCGGCGGCAGCCGCGAAAGCACCCGGGCCAACACCATGGAAGTCTTTTACCTGCTGAAAAAAGATTTTCATTTGTCTTGA
- a CDS encoding prohibitin family protein has protein sequence MEEIKKVFKNGGDMTKNIGKTILIAVIVIFILIFMFKIYIVVDPGEKAVIFNKATGNLRATPNEGFYFLVPLIEQPTVYDMKARTYTMSIATLEGEMKGDDSLQALTADGQNVLLDISVRYHPDADNLINLHRRLGVDYVNKVLRPQVRSIVRMIVSEYPVLDVYSGKRMLIQSEIENRLRDSFKKNYIICEEVLLRNVQFSNEFQQAIENKQIAQQEAQRMKYVLEKQELEKTRKIIEATGEAEALRLKGKALAENPLLVQYEYIKLLSPNIQAIITDQNAIFNFSDFMKGLKK, from the coding sequence ATGGAAGAAATCAAAAAAGTGTTTAAAAACGGAGGCGACATGACCAAAAACATCGGCAAGACGATATTGATAGCCGTAATCGTCATATTCATCCTTATTTTTATGTTCAAGATCTACATCGTCGTCGATCCCGGCGAAAAAGCGGTGATCTTCAACAAGGCCACCGGCAACCTGCGCGCCACCCCCAACGAGGGCTTCTATTTCCTCGTGCCCCTGATCGAGCAGCCCACCGTCTACGACATGAAGGCGCGCACCTACACCATGAGCATCGCCACGCTGGAAGGCGAGATGAAGGGCGACGACTCGCTGCAGGCGCTCACCGCCGACGGCCAGAACGTGCTGCTCGACATCTCGGTGCGCTACCACCCCGACGCGGACAACCTGATCAACCTGCACCGCCGCCTCGGCGTCGACTACGTCAACAAGGTCCTGCGGCCGCAGGTGCGCTCGATCGTGCGCATGATCGTCTCCGAATACCCAGTGCTCGACGTCTACTCGGGCAAGCGCATGCTCATCCAGTCCGAGATCGAGAACAGGCTGCGCGACTCGTTCAAGAAGAACTACATCATCTGCGAGGAAGTGCTGCTGCGCAACGTCCAGTTCTCCAACGAGTTCCAGCAGGCCATCGAGAACAAGCAGATCGCCCAGCAGGAAGCCCAGCGCATGAAGTATGTGCTGGAAAAACAGGAACTGGAAAAGACACGCAAGATCATCGAGGCCACCGGCGAGGCCGAAGCACTGCGCCTGAAAGGCAAGGCCCTGGCGGAGAACCCGTTGCTGGTCCAATACGAATACATCAAGCTGCTCTCCCCCAATATCCAGGCCATCATCACCGACCAGAACGCCATTTTCAATTTTTCCGATTTCATGAAAGGTTTAAAAAAATAA
- a CDS encoding tetratricopeptide repeat protein, protein MENTEYLAELLAQFNLERGAPASEILEKYLEKTLQIKFQRILITEDPLKEEFLRYHEAFIKILKILQSMDQKLEMSLFSSDQLAKFFFNQGVYAVCKDNYMQAGEKFHEAYKINKNNVFLLIYMGIILTIRKNYYAAEKYFADAIKRDPNNNDVWFYAAENFLKAGTYNKAIEYFEKAKKLNPTNNEIAFRLKECREAMLKKAKPGGKETVLRRIVQYFRNAFEK, encoded by the coding sequence GTGGAGAACACGGAATACCTGGCAGAGCTCCTGGCGCAGTTTAACCTGGAACGGGGTGCTCCTGCGTCCGAAATTCTGGAAAAATACCTGGAAAAAACGCTGCAGATCAAGTTCCAGAGGATCCTGATCACCGAAGATCCCTTGAAGGAGGAATTCCTGCGCTATCACGAGGCATTCATCAAAATTCTTAAAATCCTGCAATCCATGGATCAGAAGCTGGAGATGAGCCTGTTTTCCAGCGACCAGCTGGCGAAATTCTTCTTCAACCAAGGGGTCTACGCCGTCTGCAAGGATAATTACATGCAGGCCGGGGAAAAATTCCACGAAGCCTACAAAATCAATAAAAACAACGTCTTCCTGCTCATTTATATGGGCATCATCCTGACCATCAGGAAAAACTACTACGCCGCCGAAAAATATTTCGCCGACGCCATCAAGCGCGATCCCAACAACAATGATGTCTGGTTCTACGCCGCGGAAAATTTTTTGAAAGCCGGGACCTACAACAAAGCCATCGAATACTTCGAGAAAGCCAAGAAGCTGAACCCGACCAACAACGAGATCGCCTTCCGGCTCAAGGAGTGCCGGGAGGCGATGCTGAAAAAAGCGAAACCCGGCGGTAAGGAGACCGTTTTGAGAAGGATCGTTCAATATTTCCGCAACGCCTTCGAGAAGTGA
- a CDS encoding sigma-70 family RNA polymerase sigma factor: MMLKPTARSAEENKHELERDHQLVSRIKSGDREACAELVGLYQKKIFVFAYGFFPNREDALEIVQETFMRILAKIDGYQPQQSFSGWVYRLTHNICIDTYRKFAKKRALESNFADVCEKQLAVKDNPLEVLESQQMSAAIARAAERLSLKQKSVFTLKYSQGMKLQQVAEVMNISLGTVKTLHHRALRKIRKEVGAGARGEYGTVS; this comes from the coding sequence ATGATGCTAAAGCCGACAGCCAGGAGCGCCGAGGAAAACAAACATGAACTGGAACGTGACCATCAACTGGTATCGCGGATCAAAAGTGGGGACAGGGAAGCTTGCGCCGAATTGGTCGGCTTGTACCAGAAAAAAATATTTGTTTTCGCTTACGGATTCTTCCCCAACCGCGAGGATGCCCTGGAAATCGTGCAGGAGACTTTCATGAGGATACTTGCCAAGATCGACGGCTATCAGCCGCAGCAGTCATTTTCGGGCTGGGTATACCGCCTGACCCACAATATCTGCATAGACACCTACCGCAAATTCGCCAAAAAAAGGGCGCTGGAAAGCAATTTCGCCGATGTTTGCGAAAAACAATTGGCTGTGAAGGACAATCCCCTGGAAGTTCTTGAGTCCCAGCAAATGAGCGCGGCGATCGCCCGGGCAGCCGAACGCCTGTCGCTGAAGCAAAAATCTGTTTTTACCCTGAAATACAGCCAGGGGATGAAGCTGCAGCAAGTGGCCGAGGTGATGAACATTTCCCTGGGGACCGTGAAAACGCTCCATCATCGGGCTCTGCGAAAAATCAGGAAGGAAGTGGGGGCCGGTGCGCGAGGTGAGTATGGAACCGTGTCATAA